In Pontibacillus halophilus JSM 076056 = DSM 19796, the genomic window TCCGATGGCCTCGCTTAATCCGCTAGGTGACAAGAACGTTAGACTATCTGCTCCTATGGCATCACGCATTTCGTCAACTGAAAGCGTAGCCGCGATAAGCTCCGATTTATTCGATGTATCAATTCCGTAATAGCAAGGGTGTGCAATGGGAGGAGATGCGATTCGGACGTGCACCTCTTTCGCCCCCGCTTCCTTCAACATACGCACAATCCGCCGGCTCGTTGTTCCTCTTACGATCGAGTCATCTACCATAACCACTCGCTTCCCGTCTACAATGCCACGAACTGCAGACAGCTTCATCTTCACACCTTGCTCCCGTAGTTCTTGTGAAGGCTGAATGAATGTACGCCCGACGTAGCGATTCTTAATGAGACCGAGTTCATACGGCAGCCCCGCTCGTTCGGCATACCCGATTGCGGCGGAGATGCTCGAATCCGGCACACCTGTGACAACATCAGCTTCAATTGGCGCTTCCTCTGCCAGCTTCATGCCCATTTGCTTACGTGCACTGTGGACATTTATCCCGTCTAGATTGCTATCAGGTCTAGAAAGATAGACATATTCCATCGAGCAAAGTGTCCGTTTAATCGGTACAGAGAATTTTTCCGATTGGAACCCTGATTGAGATACCGTAATCAATTCACCTGGTTTCACCTCGCGTACGTACTCCGCCCCCATCACATCGAATGCACACGTTTCAGATGAGAAGATATACGACTCACCTAGTCGCCCAATGGACAATGGACGCAATCCTTTCGGGTCTAAAGCTACATATAGAGCGTCTTCTGTCAGGATGACGAAACTGTATGCCCCTTTAACCATCGAAAGTGCCTGCTTAATTCGGTCTTTTAGCGGGAGCGCTCCGCCGCGCTTAATAAGATGAGCGAGCACCTCTGTGTCAGACGTCGTCTGCAGAATGCTTCCTTGGGCTTCTAGTTGGCGCTTTAACAGAAAGGCATTCACGAGGTTGCCGTTATGTGCGAGTGCCAAGTCTCCCGTCTGAGACTTGAATAATAGAGGTTGCACATTCTCATAGCCTCCGCCCCCTTGCGTGGCATAGCGGACGTGGCCAATCGAATTCGTTCCACTTAGTCTTGAGAAATCGTTCTCGTGAAACACTTCCGCAATCAGGCCAAGACCCTTTTCCCCATGGAGTTTGCGCCCATCGCTCGTCACAATGCCTGCGCCCTCTTGCCCACGATGTTGTAAGGCATGCAATCCATAATACGTCAGCTGAGCCGCTTCTTCATGC contains:
- the purF gene encoding amidophosphoribosyltransferase, encoding MLNEIRGLNEECGVFAVWGHEEAAQLTYYGLHALQHRGQEGAGIVTSDGRKLHGEKGLGLIAEVFHENDFSRLSGTNSIGHVRYATQGGGGYENVQPLLFKSQTGDLALAHNGNLVNAFLLKRQLEAQGSILQTTSDTEVLAHLIKRGGALPLKDRIKQALSMVKGAYSFVILTEDALYVALDPKGLRPLSIGRLGESYIFSSETCAFDVMGAEYVREVKPGELITVSQSGFQSEKFSVPIKRTLCSMEYVYLSRPDSNLDGINVHSARKQMGMKLAEEAPIEADVVTGVPDSSISAAIGYAERAGLPYELGLIKNRYVGRTFIQPSQELREQGVKMKLSAVRGIVDGKRVVMVDDSIVRGTTSRRIVRMLKEAGAKEVHVRIASPPIAHPCYYGIDTSNKSELIAATLSVDEMRDAIGADSLTFLSPSGLSEAIGNDDGSFLHGQCMACFTGNYPTEVYEESAHPYEKV